From a single Fusobacterium pseudoperiodonticum genomic region:
- a CDS encoding TRAP transporter large permease produces the protein MEKLLPIILLFVLFFLNVPICFALFTSTFFYFIFINTNTYPDLILQVFVNSAQSFPLLAIPFFIMAGAVMNYSGISSRLMGVAEVLTGHMKGGLAQVNVLLSTLMGGISGSANADAAMECKILVPEMTKRGYSKEFSAAITAASSAITPVIPPGINLIIYSLIANVSVAKMFIAGYVPGLAMCISLMITVYFIAKKRGYKPIREKRASSKEILKVLKDSFWALFLPFGIIMGMRMGFFTPTEAGAIAVVYCIVIGFFIYKELKIRYFVDIIKETVYGTSTVMFIIIGATVFGQYLNWERIPHLIGEFLTNFTDNKYMFLVIVNLILLFVGMFIEGGAAMIILAPLLIPTAVSLGIDPVHFGIVMIVNIMIGGLTPPFGSMMFLTCSIVRVEIKDFVKECMPFIITLLIVLVIVTFLPQLILFLPNLI, from the coding sequence ATGGAAAAATTATTACCAATAATTTTACTATTTGTACTTTTCTTTTTAAATGTACCTATATGTTTTGCTCTATTTACTTCGACTTTCTTTTACTTTATATTTATTAATACAAATACATATCCAGATTTAATATTACAAGTATTTGTAAATAGTGCACAATCTTTTCCACTTTTAGCTATACCATTTTTTATAATGGCTGGAGCTGTTATGAATTATTCAGGAATAAGCTCAAGGCTTATGGGAGTAGCTGAAGTTTTAACAGGACATATGAAAGGTGGATTGGCTCAAGTAAATGTATTGTTGAGTACTTTGATGGGAGGAATATCAGGTTCTGCAAATGCTGATGCTGCTATGGAATGTAAAATACTAGTTCCTGAAATGACAAAAAGAGGATATTCTAAAGAGTTCTCAGCAGCAATAACAGCTGCTTCTTCTGCAATAACTCCAGTTATTCCGCCAGGAATAAATTTAATTATATATTCTTTGATTGCTAATGTATCAGTTGCGAAGATGTTTATAGCTGGTTATGTACCTGGTTTAGCAATGTGTATATCTTTAATGATTACAGTTTATTTCATTGCAAAGAAAAGAGGTTATAAGCCAATAAGAGAAAAAAGAGCAAGTTCTAAAGAAATTTTAAAAGTTTTAAAAGATTCTTTTTGGGCATTATTCTTACCTTTTGGTATTATAATGGGAATGAGAATGGGATTTTTCACTCCAACAGAGGCAGGAGCAATAGCAGTTGTTTACTGTATAGTGATAGGATTCTTTATCTATAAAGAGTTAAAAATAAGATATTTTGTAGATATAATAAAAGAAACTGTCTATGGTACAAGTACAGTGATGTTTATTATAATCGGAGCAACAGTTTTTGGACAATATTTAAATTGGGAAAGAATACCTCATTTAATAGGAGAATTCTTAACAAATTTTACAGATAATAAATATATGTTCTTAGTGATAGTGAATTTAATTTTATTATTTGTTGGAATGTTCATAGAAGGTGGAGCAGCTATGATAATTTTAGCACCTCTTTTAATTCCAACAGCTGTAAGTTTAGGAATAGATCCAGTACATTTTGGGATTGTCATGATAGTAAATATTATGATAGGAGGTTTAACTCCACCATTTGGTTCAATGATGTTCCTAACCTGTTCAATAGTTCGAGTCGAGATAAAAGACTTTGTTAAAGAATGTATGCCATTTATAATAACATTATTAATTGTTTTAGTAATAGTAACATTTTTACCACAATTAATTTTATTCTTGCCAAATTTAATATAA
- a CDS encoding TRAP transporter small permease produces MKKIFYNLEELIAGFFLIITVTSVVLNVFCRAAGFGTISTSEEIATISFVWSVYIGAVACYKRKMHIGVDMLVQMFSDKGKKIFTIFLDVFLIVINSVILYLCVIFIMNSQEKPTPVLGISSNYLNIALLISFFLMVVHSLNFLYQDIKALKKVGEE; encoded by the coding sequence ATGAAAAAGATTTTTTATAATCTTGAAGAACTTATTGCAGGATTCTTTTTGATAATAACAGTTACAAGTGTAGTTTTGAATGTATTTTGTAGAGCAGCAGGTTTTGGAACAATATCAACATCAGAAGAAATAGCAACAATTTCTTTTGTATGGTCTGTTTATATTGGAGCAGTTGCTTGTTACAAAAGAAAAATGCACATAGGTGTAGACATGTTAGTTCAAATGTTTTCAGATAAGGGTAAAAAGATTTTCACGATATTTTTAGATGTATTTTTAATAGTAATAAATTCAGTAATATTATACTTATGTGTAATTTTTATAATGAACTCACAAGAAAAACCAACACCTGTTTTAGGTATATCATCAAATTATTTAAATATAGCTTTGCTGATATCATTTTTCTTGATGGTTGTGCATTCATTAAATTTTTTATATCAAGATATAAAAGCTTTAAAGAAAGTAGGTGAAGAATAA
- a CDS encoding ABC transporter ATP-binding protein — protein MLEIKDLTIQYGENNTVVENFSLNMQKGEIISIVGESGSGKSTVLRSIIGGLLGQGKVISGDIIFNGKSLLNLSNNEWREIRGTVISMISQDCGATLDPIRKIGSQYIEYIDAHTNLKKTEAEEKACSMLEKVRLPEVKNIMNSYPYELSGGMKQRVGIAMALTFKPELVLADEPTSALDVTTQAQIVKQMMELRDEFNTGIIIVTHNIGVAAYMADKIVVMQKGVVVDSGTREEVINNPKSDYTKKLLKSIPEMDGERFV, from the coding sequence ATGTTAGAAATTAAAGATTTAACGATACAATATGGAGAAAATAATACTGTTGTTGAAAATTTTTCTCTAAATATGCAAAAAGGAGAAATCATAAGTATTGTTGGAGAATCTGGAAGTGGAAAATCTACTGTTCTTCGTTCTATAATAGGTGGTCTCTTAGGACAGGGTAAAGTTATTTCTGGAGATATAATTTTTAATGGAAAATCGCTATTAAATCTTTCAAACAATGAGTGGAGAGAAATAAGAGGAACAGTTATTTCAATGATTTCCCAAGATTGTGGAGCTACTCTGGACCCTATTAGAAAAATAGGTTCTCAATATATTGAGTATATAGATGCTCATACTAATTTAAAAAAAACTGAGGCAGAAGAAAAAGCATGTTCTATGTTAGAAAAAGTACGTTTACCAGAAGTAAAAAATATTATGAATAGTTATCCTTATGAGCTTTCTGGAGGAATGAAACAGAGAGTTGGAATTGCTATGGCTCTAACATTTAAACCAGAACTTGTACTAGCAGATGAACCAACATCAGCCTTAGATGTTACCACACAGGCTCAAATAGTAAAACAAATGATGGAATTAAGAGATGAATTTAATACAGGTATAATTATAGTTACTCATAATATAGGAGTAGCTGCATATATGGCAGATAAAATTGTAGTTATGCAAAAAGGAGTAGTTGTTGATAGTGGTACGAGAGAAGAAGTTATAAATAATCCTAAGAGCGATTACACTAAAAAACTACTTAAATCAATTCCTGAAATGGATGGTGAGAGATTTGTCTAA
- a CDS encoding ABC transporter ATP-binding protein, producing the protein MVRDLSNNNELILEAKNVTKQFKVSKKNILTACDNINLSMYKGKTLGIVGESGCGKSTFLRMLMNLEKITSGEIFYKGKDISKFSKDEVWESRQHIQMVYQDPGASFNPRMKVVDILTEPLINYDRLKKEDKEKKAIELLKMVDLPADFIHKYPQNMSGGQKQRIGIARALSLEPEILVCDEATSALDVSIQKNIIELLVKLQKERDLCIVFICHDIALLQSFAHEIAVMYLGNVLEVLPGERLKDSAYHPYTKALLSSLFSINMDFSEKIASIEGDVPSPINLPSGCVFQGRCKYVKEKCKVKKPSLEKVKEKHEVACYFTREINNL; encoded by the coding sequence ATGGTGAGAGATTTGTCTAATAATAATGAATTAATATTAGAAGCAAAAAATGTAACAAAACAATTTAAAGTTTCTAAAAAAAATATTTTAACTGCCTGTGATAATATCAATTTGTCTATGTATAAAGGAAAAACTTTAGGAATTGTTGGAGAATCTGGCTGTGGAAAATCTACTTTTTTAAGAATGCTTATGAATTTAGAGAAAATTACAAGTGGTGAAATTTTCTATAAAGGAAAAGATATTAGTAAATTTTCTAAGGATGAGGTTTGGGAGAGTAGGCAACATATACAAATGGTGTATCAAGATCCAGGTGCCTCTTTTAATCCAAGAATGAAGGTAGTGGATATTTTAACTGAACCACTTATTAATTACGATAGACTAAAAAAGGAAGATAAAGAAAAAAAAGCTATAGAACTTCTTAAAATGGTTGATCTTCCAGCAGATTTTATTCATAAATACCCTCAAAATATGAGTGGAGGACAAAAACAAAGAATAGGTATAGCTAGAGCTTTATCATTGGAGCCTGAAATTTTAGTCTGTGATGAAGCTACATCTGCTCTTGATGTTTCTATACAAAAAAATATAATAGAGCTTTTGGTAAAATTACAAAAAGAAAGAGATTTATGTATAGTTTTTATTTGTCATGATATAGCACTTCTTCAATCTTTTGCTCATGAAATTGCAGTTATGTATTTAGGTAATGTTTTAGAAGTTTTACCTGGCGAAAGATTAAAAGATAGTGCTTATCACCCATATACAAAAGCTCTTTTAAGTTCCTTATTCTCCATCAATATGGATTTTTCTGAAAAGATAGCTAGTATTGAAGGAGATGTGCCTAGCCCTATAAACTTGCCTAGCGGTTGTGTATTTCAAGGGCGTTGTAAATACGTTAAAGAAAAATGTAAAGTTAAAAAACCTAGTTTAGAAAAAGTAAAAGAAAAGCATGAAGTTGCTTGTTATTTTACAAGAGAAATAAATAATTTATAA
- a CDS encoding ABC transporter substrate-binding protein, with protein MKFFTKKSFAFLMAILMMFTLVACGGEKKEETTVAGTENTNGELVIGVTSFADTLEPTEQYFSWVITRYGVGENLVRFNESGDLEPSLAEEWKVSDDKLTWEFKIRDGVKFSNGNPLTAEAVKSSLDRTFRKSKRADGFFKPTSIVADGQTLKITTDKPVAILPQCLADPLFLIIDTSDNVEEYTTNAPICTGPYVFKEFVPTEYAVVERNENYWGGKPGLAKVTFKCINDQSTRALSLKSGEIGVAYNLKIENKADFEGQDDINIQELKSLRSTYAFMNQHGALGDLSLRQALLRALDKKTYTEKLLGGAATPGKAPIPPTLDFGFDKLVDENAYNPESAKEILAKAGYKDVDGDGFVEKPDGSKLELNFVIYTSREELKVYAQAAQANLKDVGINVNLKTVSYETLLDMRDSGNFDLLIWNVLAANTGDPEKYLYENWDSSSASNQAGYKNAKVDELLDKLNAEFDPEKRKDLAIEIQQLIMNDAATVFFGYETTFLYSNKKVQNLKMFPMDYYWLTKDVTVSE; from the coding sequence ATGAAATTTTTTACAAAGAAAAGTTTTGCTTTTCTAATGGCAATCTTAATGATGTTTACTTTAGTAGCTTGTGGAGGAGAAAAGAAAGAAGAAACTACTGTAGCAGGAACAGAAAATACTAATGGGGAATTAGTAATAGGTGTTACAAGTTTTGCTGATACTCTTGAGCCAACTGAGCAATATTTTAGTTGGGTTATAACTCGTTATGGTGTTGGAGAAAACTTAGTTCGTTTTAATGAAAGTGGGGATTTAGAACCTTCACTTGCAGAAGAATGGAAAGTTAGTGATGATAAATTAACTTGGGAGTTTAAGATCAGAGATGGAGTAAAATTCTCTAATGGAAATCCTTTAACAGCAGAAGCAGTAAAATCTTCTCTTGATAGAACATTTAGAAAAAGTAAAAGAGCAGATGGTTTCTTTAAACCTACTTCTATAGTTGCTGATGGTCAAACTTTAAAAATAACTACTGATAAACCAGTTGCTATTTTACCTCAATGTCTGGCAGATCCTCTATTCTTAATAATAGATACTTCTGATAATGTTGAAGAATATACAACAAATGCTCCTATTTGTACAGGACCTTATGTATTTAAAGAATTTGTTCCTACAGAATATGCAGTAGTTGAAAGAAATGAAAATTATTGGGGTGGAAAACCTGGTCTTGCAAAAGTTACTTTTAAATGTATCAATGACCAAAGTACTCGTGCTTTATCTTTAAAAAGTGGTGAAATTGGAGTTGCTTATAATTTAAAAATTGAAAATAAGGCTGATTTTGAAGGACAAGATGATATTAATATTCAAGAATTAAAATCACTTAGATCTACTTATGCTTTTATGAATCAACATGGAGCATTAGGAGATTTATCTCTTCGTCAAGCCTTACTTAGAGCTTTAGATAAAAAAACATATACAGAAAAACTATTAGGTGGAGCGGCTACTCCTGGTAAAGCTCCTATTCCTCCTACATTAGATTTTGGATTTGATAAACTTGTAGATGAAAATGCTTATAATCCAGAAAGTGCAAAAGAAATATTAGCTAAAGCAGGATATAAAGATGTTGATGGAGATGGATTTGTTGAAAAACCAGATGGATCAAAACTTGAATTAAACTTCGTAATCTATACAAGTAGAGAAGAATTAAAAGTTTATGCTCAAGCAGCTCAAGCTAACTTGAAAGATGTTGGAATCAATGTTAATTTAAAAACAGTAAGTTATGAAACTCTTTTAGATATGAGAGATTCTGGAAACTTTGATTTATTAATTTGGAATGTACTTGCTGCTAATACAGGAGATCCTGAAAAATATCTATATGAAAACTGGGATAGTTCTTCAGCATCTAACCAAGCAGGATATAAAAATGCAAAAGTTGATGAATTGTTAGATAAATTAAATGCAGAATTTGATCCTGAAAAGAGAAAAGACTTAGCAATAGAAATTCAACAATTAATAATGAACGATGCTGCAACAGTATTTTTTGGATATGAAACTACTTTCCTATACTCAAATAAAAAAGTACAAAATTTAAAAATGTTCCCTATGGATTACTATTGGTTAACAAAAGATGTTACAGTTAGTGAATAG
- a CDS encoding glycerophosphodiester phosphodiesterase translates to MKVFAHRGASGYTPENTLVAIKKAIEMKADGIEIDIQLTKDGKIVVMHDWKVDRTTTGRGYVYELDYDYIKTLDAGQWFTKDFIGETVPTLEEVLDILPKDMMLNIEIKDTARHHTNIEEKMLDVLKKYPDKFENIIVSSFHHDKIKKLQVLEPKLKLALLTDSEFIEIEKYLSSNGLSSYSYHPEINLISKEDVEKLHDRGVKIFVWTVNKEEDLNYLVKLGVDGVITNYPDIMKELLS, encoded by the coding sequence ATGAAAGTTTTTGCACACAGAGGAGCATCAGGTTATACACCAGAAAATACACTAGTTGCAATAAAAAAAGCAATAGAAATGAAAGCTGATGGAATAGAGATAGATATACAGCTTACAAAAGATGGGAAAATAGTTGTTATGCATGACTGGAAAGTTGATAGAACTACAACTGGTAGAGGATATGTATATGAATTAGATTATGATTATATAAAAACTTTAGATGCAGGACAGTGGTTTACTAAAGATTTTATAGGAGAAACTGTCCCAACATTAGAAGAGGTGTTAGATATACTTCCTAAAGATATGATGTTAAATATAGAAATAAAAGATACAGCAAGACATCATACTAATATAGAAGAAAAGATGTTAGACGTTTTAAAAAAATATCCAGATAAATTTGAAAATATAATTGTATCATCTTTTCATCATGATAAGATAAAAAAATTACAAGTCTTAGAACCAAAATTAAAATTAGCTTTATTAACTGATAGTGAATTTATAGAAATAGAAAAATATTTGTCAAGTAATGGTCTATCTTCTTATAGTTATCACCCTGAAATAAATCTTATTTCTAAGGAGGATGTTGAAAAACTACATGATAGGGGGGTGAAAATATTTGTTTGGACAGTAAATAAAGAAGAAGACTTAAATTATTTAGTTAAATTAGGCGTAGATGGAGTTATAACTAATTATCCTGATATTATGAAAGAATTACTTAGTTAA
- a CDS encoding C4-dicarboxylate TRAP transporter substrate-binding protein, which yields MKKFRVLSLLSVLAFIMLFTACGGEKKVAEEKKAEPLEIKVSYIFKENEPTHIAMKEATDAINQRLEGQVKFVLFPNGQLPVYKDGLQQVVRGADFIDVDDLSYIGDYVPEFTALAGPMLYQNYDEYVKLMHSDLVADLKKKAEEKGIKIISLDFIFGFRSIISDKEIKEPSDLKGMKIRVPASKLFIDTLNAMGASAVPMSFSETISALQQNVIDGLEGSYATNYLTKTYELRKNMSLTKHFLGTAGVYISTKVWDKLTDEQKAIIQEEFDKAAENNNKNLVELDKELVKNLEDAGVKINEVNLPEFAKLVEPIYKNIGITEEFYKQLMDEMQKIRTEQK from the coding sequence ATGAAGAAATTTAGAGTTTTATCATTGTTATCAGTATTAGCTTTTATTATGTTATTTACAGCTTGTGGCGGAGAAAAGAAAGTGGCAGAAGAAAAAAAGGCAGAGCCTTTAGAAATAAAAGTAAGTTATATTTTTAAAGAAAATGAACCTACTCATATAGCTATGAAGGAAGCAACAGATGCTATAAACCAAAGATTAGAAGGTCAAGTAAAATTTGTATTATTCCCTAATGGACAATTACCTGTATATAAAGATGGTTTACAACAAGTTGTTAGAGGTGCAGATTTCATAGACGTGGATGATTTAAGTTATATAGGAGACTATGTTCCAGAATTTACTGCTTTAGCAGGACCTATGCTATATCAAAACTATGATGAATATGTAAAATTAATGCATAGTGATTTAGTTGCAGATTTAAAGAAAAAGGCTGAAGAAAAAGGAATAAAAATTATATCACTTGACTTTATTTTTGGATTTAGAAGTATTATAAGTGATAAAGAAATAAAAGAACCATCAGATTTAAAAGGTATGAAAATAAGAGTACCAGCTAGTAAATTATTTATTGATACTTTAAATGCTATGGGAGCAAGTGCAGTACCTATGTCATTTAGTGAAACAATTTCTGCTTTGCAACAAAATGTAATAGATGGATTAGAAGGTTCATATGCAACTAACTATTTAACTAAAACTTATGAATTAAGAAAAAATATGTCTTTAACAAAACACTTTTTAGGAACAGCTGGAGTTTATATTTCAACAAAAGTTTGGGATAAATTAACAGATGAACAAAAGGCTATTATACAAGAAGAATTTGATAAAGCAGCAGAAAACAACAATAAAAATTTAGTTGAATTAGATAAAGAATTAGTTAAAAACTTAGAAGATGCAGGAGTAAAAATTAATGAAGTAAATCTTCCTGAATTTGCAAAATTAGTAGAACCTATTTATAAAAATATAGGAATTACAGAAGAATTCTATAAACAATTGATGGATGAAATGCAAAAAATAAGAACAGAACAAAAATAG
- the nikC gene encoding nickel transporter permease has translation MKTEKFIKGHKQLIFFLVMAIIIILIAIFAKEIAPKDPLHAVMDKPLHGPDKTNLLGTDILGRDILSRIIYGTRYSLFMTLVLVAVVFVLGTTLGLIAGYFGGLVDTLIMRLADMMVSFPGIILAIAIAGLLGPSMTNAIIAISAVTWPKYARLSRSMVLKIKKELYVEAARLTGSRNKEILFRYILPNMVTLMLVTAISDIGALMLEISALSFLGFGAQPPIPEWGAMLNEGRTYLAKAPWLMLYPGMAIVIVVVVFNMLGDNIKDLIDIKEEDF, from the coding sequence TTGAAAACAGAAAAATTTATAAAAGGGCATAAACAACTTATATTTTTTCTTGTAATGGCAATAATTATTATCTTAATTGCTATTTTTGCAAAAGAAATAGCTCCAAAAGATCCTTTACATGCAGTCATGGATAAACCATTGCATGGTCCTGATAAAACTAATTTATTGGGAACAGATATTTTAGGAAGAGATATTTTATCACGTATTATCTATGGTACTAGATATTCTCTTTTTATGACATTAGTACTTGTTGCTGTAGTTTTTGTTCTAGGAACTACATTAGGTTTGATAGCAGGTTATTTTGGTGGACTTGTTGATACTCTCATAATGAGACTTGCTGATATGATGGTATCTTTTCCAGGTATTATTCTAGCTATAGCAATAGCTGGACTTTTAGGACCTAGTATGACAAATGCAATAATTGCAATCTCTGCTGTTACTTGGCCTAAGTATGCAAGACTTTCTAGAAGTATGGTTTTAAAAATAAAAAAAGAATTATATGTTGAAGCTGCAAGACTTACTGGAAGTAGAAATAAAGAAATTTTATTTAGATATATTTTACCTAATATGGTTACTCTTATGTTAGTAACAGCGATTTCAGATATAGGGGCATTGATGCTTGAAATTTCAGCCTTATCATTTTTAGGTTTTGGAGCTCAGCCTCCTATTCCAGAATGGGGAGCAATGTTAAATGAGGGAAGAACATACCTTGCAAAAGCTCCTTGGCTTATGCTATATCCTGGAATGGCAATAGTTATAGTTGTGGTTGTTTTCAATATGCTTGGAGATAATATCAAAGATTTAATTGATATTAAAGAAGAAGATTTTTAA
- a CDS encoding class I SAM-dependent rRNA methyltransferase, translating into MSKIIVKKDKEQKILNFYPNVYKDEIKDIIGNVKTGDIVDIITSDMKFLARAYVTEGTSAFARVLTTKDEKIDKKFIFERIKNAYEKRKHLLEETNSLRAFYSEADYIPGLIIDKFDKYVSIQFRNSGVEVFRQDVIEAVKKYLKPKGIYERSDVENRVIEGVETKTGIIFGEIPERTIMLDNGVKYSIDIVDGQKTGFFLDQRDSRKFIAKYINNQTRFLDVFSSSGGFSMAALKNGAKEVVAMDKDSHALELCYENYKLNEFTADFSTVEGDAFLMLNTLATRNKKFDIITLDPPSLIKKKTDIYKGRDFFLDLCDKSFKLLEMGGILGVITCAYHISLQDLIEVTRMAASKNNKLLSVIGVNYQPEDHPWILHIPETLYLKALWVRVEER; encoded by the coding sequence ATGTCAAAAATTATAGTAAAAAAAGATAAGGAACAAAAAATTTTAAATTTTTATCCAAATGTTTATAAAGATGAAATTAAGGATATAATAGGAAATGTTAAAACAGGTGATATTGTTGATATCATTACAAGCGATATGAAATTTTTAGCGAGAGCTTATGTTACAGAAGGAACATCAGCCTTTGCTAGAGTACTAACAACAAAAGATGAAAAAATTGATAAGAAATTTATTTTTGAGAGAATAAAAAATGCTTATGAAAAAAGAAAACATCTTTTAGAAGAAACAAATAGCCTTAGAGCTTTTTACTCTGAAGCAGACTATATTCCAGGATTGATAATAGATAAGTTTGATAAATATGTATCTATTCAATTTAGAAATTCAGGTGTAGAAGTTTTTAGGCAAGATGTAATAGAAGCAGTAAAAAAATATTTAAAACCTAAGGGAATATATGAAAGAAGCGATGTTGAAAACAGAGTTATAGAAGGTGTTGAAACAAAAACAGGAATAATTTTTGGTGAAATTCCAGAAAGAACTATTATGCTAGATAATGGAGTCAAATATAGTATAGATATAGTTGATGGTCAAAAAACAGGTTTCTTTTTGGATCAAAGAGATTCTAGAAAATTTATAGCTAAGTACATCAATAACCAAACAAGATTTTTAGATGTTTTTTCAAGTAGTGGTGGATTTTCTATGGCAGCTCTTAAAAATGGAGCTAAAGAAGTGGTGGCAATGGATAAAGATAGCCATGCTCTTGAATTATGTTATGAGAACTATAAATTAAATGAATTTACAGCAGATTTCTCCACTGTTGAGGGAGATGCTTTTCTTATGCTAAATACTTTAGCTACAAGAAATAAGAAATTTGATATTATAACACTTGATCCACCTTCACTTATAAAAAAGAAAACAGATATTTATAAAGGAAGAGATTTCTTTTTAGATTTATGTGACAAAAGTTTTAAACTTTTAGAAATGGGGGGAATTTTAGGTGTTATCACTTGTGCTTATCATATAAGCTTACAAGATTTAATTGAAGTAACAAGAATGGCAGCTTCAAAAAATAATAAATTATTAAGTGTTATTGGAGTAAATTATCAACCTGAGGATCATCCTTGGATATTACATATTCCAGAAACACTATATCTAAAAGCCCTATGGGTAAGAGTAGAGGAAAGATAA
- the nikB gene encoding nickel ABC transporter permease, with protein sequence MVKNNFINRVLQILVVLFGISFFTFSLTYLSPGDPAEVMLTECGNIPTPELLAQTRAELGLDKPFAEQYCRWAGHVVQGELGKSYSLRVPVVDKIKTAFMPTLKLSLLSLAFMIVISLPLGTLAALKVNKWQDYFVRAISFTGLSIPSFWLGLIFLSIFGVMLHWVTVSGGKADFKSMILPAFTLGFAMSAKYIRQVRHTVLEELSKDYVVGARMRGIKESTILMKHVIPNALIPLITLLGLSLGSLLGGTAVIEIIYNFPGMGNLAIKAISFRDYPLVQAYVLLIALIYLVINLIVDFSYKLLDKRVEGAN encoded by the coding sequence ATGGTTAAAAACAATTTTATTAACAGAGTTTTGCAAATTTTAGTAGTTCTTTTTGGAATAAGTTTTTTTACTTTTAGTTTAACTTATTTATCTCCAGGAGATCCTGCTGAAGTTATGTTAACAGAGTGTGGAAATATTCCTACACCTGAATTACTTGCACAGACAAGAGCAGAACTTGGTTTGGATAAACCTTTTGCTGAACAGTATTGTAGATGGGCAGGGCACGTTGTACAAGGAGAATTAGGAAAATCTTATTCCTTAAGAGTTCCTGTTGTGGATAAAATAAAAACAGCTTTTATGCCAACATTAAAACTTTCACTTTTATCTCTTGCATTTATGATAGTGATTTCACTTCCATTAGGAACTTTAGCTGCATTAAAAGTTAACAAATGGCAAGATTATTTTGTAAGAGCAATTAGTTTTACAGGGCTTTCTATTCCAAGTTTTTGGTTAGGATTAATATTTTTGAGTATTTTTGGAGTTATGCTTCATTGGGTAACTGTTTCAGGAGGAAAGGCTGACTTTAAATCAATGATACTTCCAGCTTTTACATTAGGTTTTGCAATGTCTGCAAAATATATAAGACAGGTTAGACATACTGTTTTAGAAGAACTAAGTAAAGATTATGTTGTTGGAGCTAGAATGAGAGGTATAAAAGAAAGTACTATACTTATGAAGCATGTAATTCCTAATGCTTTGATTCCTTTAATTACTTTATTAGGACTATCTCTTGGTAGTTTATTAGGAGGAACAGCAGTTATAGAAATAATTTATAACTTCCCTGGAATGGGAAATCTAGCAATTAAAGCTATATCTTTTAGAGATTATCCTTTAGTTCAAGCTTATGTGCTACTTATTGCACTTATTTATTTAGTGATAAATCTTATAGTAGATTTTTCATATAAATTGTTAGATAAGAGAGTTGAGGGGGCAAATTAA